Below is a window of Fulvitalea axinellae DNA.
GTCCCTTGCCCTAACTCACTACTCGAACGGCAGAGCGTCAGTGCCCGACACAGGCAACAATACGCTCGGGCTGGGAGTCGGGTTAAGATATTTTCCTAAAAAGAAACTCCCCAGATATTACCACCATAATCTTCCAAACTATGACAAAAGCGCCTCGTGGACTTACAAAGTCTTAGCCTCTACCCGGCAAGTGGAGTCCGGCGACAGCCTGAACCAATCCAGCGGTGAGCATTATTTGCTTTTGGGACTGTCCGGCTATTGGTCGAAAAAAATCTCTAGGCACGCAAGTCTGGGCGTCGGTTTGGGCGTCACTTACGACGGAACTGTTGGGGCTCCCGTATTCGGAAAAATCAGGGAAGAAAAACCGACCATCGGCGAACAGATTCTTATAGATATACACGCCGGCTATGTCGTTACAGTTTGGAAAATCAGCCTTGCCATACAGCCCGGTTTTTATGTTTACAAAAGCCAATTGGCCGAAGACAAACCTATACTTTACCAGCGGGTGGGGTTACGCTATCATGCGACAAAGAGAGGATTCGCCTACGTTGCGCTCAGGGCAATGGAATTTTCAGCCGCCGATTTTATCGAGTGGGGGATTGGACTAAAATTTCATCACAAAAAAAAGAGCGATCACAATAAATAAGATGAATTTCATCACAAATTAAAAAGCAAAGCCTTTAACTTATGAAAATATAAGTAATTTAGATGAGATATCCACTAAACGCTACACTTACCACATGGGGGTCTTCGCCATTGGCCTGCCAAAAAGTCGCAGGGCATATTTCCTTTTTTTCGCGCTAATCACCCTCCTCAGCAGCGGTCGGAAACTGATCGCACGCAGTAACAGTTTTCATTCACAGTGGCCTTTCGCAAATCTACAGATCCAACATTTTTCGCAAGACGACGGATTGCCTACCGCAGGAGCCCTGTCCATACACCAAAGCAAGTCCGGCTATATATGGATAACGACATTCAGCGGGCTGATACGCTTTGACGGTATCAAAATGGAGGTTTTCAACAAAAAGAAACTCCCTTGGCTCAACAATAACGTCTTTACTGAAATATTCGAAACAAAGGACGGAACACTCTATTTCGGAGGCTATAACGGCCTTTTAATTCGAAAAGAAGGCGAGTGGAAACTTTTGTCCAAAGAGTCCGGGCTGCCCGGAAATGTGGTTAGCGCAATTGCTCAAGGGCGCGACGGCACTATCTGGCTAGGAACAAACAACGGCTTGTGTTTCGTTTCCCCGAACGATTCCATTGTCTCCCTTTCCACACACCGCATATTATCACAAGCAAAAATATACGATATCGCGGCGCAAGGAAGTACAATGTGGGTGACCACCAAGAAATTCGGTGTTTTTGAGATTAATAAAAACGGCACAAGAAGACATTTCGCCAAAGAGGCGTTACACAAAGAATTTCGTCACATACTCTCCTACCCCGAAGAAGGACGGATAAGGTTAAGTACGGATTCCGGTCATCGTGACCTTTTTCCCGAAGGAAGATTCGAAGACATCGGAAAAGCCGACGGCCTTCCTGGCAACAGAAGCAAATCTTTTTATCACGACAGCAAGGGCCGGCTTTGGGTAGGTACAGATACGGGACTATGTATCGCAACCGAAAACGGCTATTCCACTCCGCTTAAACTAAAAGGCATTTCGCATTACCAAGTGGTCGATATTACCGAGGACAGGGAGGGAAATATCTGGGTAGCCACATACCGCAACGGTTTTTTCTATTTAAAAGAAAGCCAATTCTACTTTCTGGGCAAAGACCACGGCTTGTCTGGGGAGGTCGTTTACTGTATCGTCCCCCTTAACAAAAGCTCAAAACTTATCGGAACCAATAACGGAGTCGATATCCTGAAAGGAAACCAACTTCGTCCTTTTCTTGCGAAAGACGCATTGCCTTCCGGGGTTGTCAGAGACATCCTTATCGATTCGAAACGAAATATTTGGGTCTGTACCGAAAGTGGCCTGGCAAGGTTTTCGGAGGATGGGAAACCGCTTCCGATTCTTTCCGAAAACAAAACGACTTGTAGCTACGTGCGCTTGGCCATAGAAGACTCGGACGGAAAAATCTGGCTGGGAACCCGGGAGGGCATCAATGTTTATGACGGAAAACAATTCAGGCTTATTTCGAAAAAGGACGGACTGAAAAGCGATTACATCCTCGGGATGATGGAGGACAGCAAAGGTCAAATATGGGTCAGTACACAAAGCGGGCTAAGCATTATCAAGGACGGAAAAGTAACGAAAACACTCACAAAGAAAGACGGCTTGGCCGGTGACGTCTGCTTCAGGCCTTACGAAGATACCGACAGCATAATCTGGGTTGGTGCAAATGGTGGGCTGAGCCGCATTGACGGCGATTCCATCATGCACTTCTCAAGCCAAGACGGGCTCGCCTCCGACGAAGCTTTTCAGATAATAGAGGACAACGGTCGCCACTTTTGGGTTATCTGCAACGAGGGTGCGTACCAAATCTGCCGGGACTCGATCGATGCGCTGGTCGAAGGGCGTGACAGTCGTATAGAATCTTTGCTCCTGGACCGAAACCTGGGCTTACACGGCGGTACCCCGAACTCCAAAAGTTATAAAGACAAAAAAGGGTATATCTGGCTTTGCACGCAAAAAGGCATCGCTAAACTTAGCCTGAAAAGCATGAGCCAGCGAGGTATCGCCCCAAAAGTCATTATCAGTGACTTAACATTGGACGATACCCAACTCAGCCCGGAAAAAGATGATTTCGTCAAAATAAAACCTTACGGCAACCGACTGGAAATCAGCTTTACGGGAATTCATTTTGAAGCGCCCCAACACCTTCGGTTCCAATACAAACTTGAAGGGTTTGATCCTAAATGGCAAACCGCCAAAAGTCTGCGCAAAGCAGTGTACACGCACTTGCCTCCGGGCGAGTATACGTTCAAAGTGAAAGCCATATGCTACAAAGGCATAGAATCAAGAGGCACCGCAAAGATCAAAGTCGTGAAAGAGCCGCGGTTCTACCAAAGCCTGATCATCCAATTGCTTTTCGGGCTTTCCATTATATTATTGGCTCTCCTGATTTACAGATGGCGACTCAGCGTATTGCGAAACAGAAACGCCATGCTTAAAACCTTAATCTTCGAAAAGACAAGGGAACTCCGCAAAAAAAGCGAAAAACTCGAAGAGCAAACGGCAGACCTGACAAAGATGAGTAGTACGCTCAAGAAGCAAAACGAAGACATTACCGCAGGCATTTATTATGCTCAGACTATACAGTCCGCCATA
It encodes the following:
- a CDS encoding two-component regulator propeller domain-containing protein, with product MGVFAIGLPKSRRAYFLFFALITLLSSGRKLIARSNSFHSQWPFANLQIQHFSQDDGLPTAGALSIHQSKSGYIWITTFSGLIRFDGIKMEVFNKKKLPWLNNNVFTEIFETKDGTLYFGGYNGLLIRKEGEWKLLSKESGLPGNVVSAIAQGRDGTIWLGTNNGLCFVSPNDSIVSLSTHRILSQAKIYDIAAQGSTMWVTTKKFGVFEINKNGTRRHFAKEALHKEFRHILSYPEEGRIRLSTDSGHRDLFPEGRFEDIGKADGLPGNRSKSFYHDSKGRLWVGTDTGLCIATENGYSTPLKLKGISHYQVVDITEDREGNIWVATYRNGFFYLKESQFYFLGKDHGLSGEVVYCIVPLNKSSKLIGTNNGVDILKGNQLRPFLAKDALPSGVVRDILIDSKRNIWVCTESGLARFSEDGKPLPILSENKTTCSYVRLAIEDSDGKIWLGTREGINVYDGKQFRLISKKDGLKSDYILGMMEDSKGQIWVSTQSGLSIIKDGKVTKTLTKKDGLAGDVCFRPYEDTDSIIWVGANGGLSRIDGDSIMHFSSQDGLASDEAFQIIEDNGRHFWVICNEGAYQICRDSIDALVEGRDSRIESLLLDRNLGLHGGTPNSKSYKDKKGYIWLCTQKGIAKLSLKSMSQRGIAPKVIISDLTLDDTQLSPEKDDFVKIKPYGNRLEISFTGIHFEAPQHLRFQYKLEGFDPKWQTAKSLRKAVYTHLPPGEYTFKVKAICYKGIESRGTAKIKVVKEPRFYQSLIIQLLFGLSIILLALLIYRWRLSVLRNRNAMLKTLIFEKTRELRKKSEKLEEQTADLTKMSSTLKKQNEDITAGIYYAQTIQSAILPPTEKIMERLPEFFVYFNPRDIVSGDFYWFHTTPNKTFIVAADCTGHGVPGAFMSLIGSMALDNAVIKNELSDAASILTTVDGYVRQALKQEQTRNHDGMDIAMCILDHENKKLNYAGAKRPLVYVDQDDNSQPQLHTIKGCRDSIGGSFDTSPLNFKNHYVELHKKTSFYIFSDGYQDQFGGVFGKKFMSKQFTQSLLDIQHFSMKEQKSLLHKKISDWQGKTPQVDDMLIVGFQLDPDEIQLPEVKHIGEGIPMYQ